The Polyodon spathula isolate WHYD16114869_AA chromosome 13, ASM1765450v1, whole genome shotgun sequence genome includes a region encoding these proteins:
- the LOC121326069 gene encoding YTH domain-containing protein 1-like isoform X1: protein MGRRKDLSKFERGMIVGARLLGAPVSQTSVLSGKSKTTVSRVFTEWRKSQKTTTDRSRCGRKRLVTDSVRQWLEKIVTSERTMTIAAITQTLNAGSDETVSARTVRRELRRMGFYCRVQLQKHNSLDLKDKKETKDDKENGKKLADENGENGGSDEEYPREVKDGEEEEGDEGLDGEKEDEDEVEEVEEDEDDDDEDEEEQPLPAAAHPAKRRGNEQETVGKKRQKTASGVS, encoded by the exons ATGGGTAGGCGCAAGGATTTATCCAAATTTGAAAGGGGCATGATAGTGGGCGCCCGTCTCCTGGGTGCACCCGTATCGCAGACCTCAGTACTGTCCGGCAAGTCCAAGACTACAGTCTCACGCGTCTTCACCGAGTGGCGGAAATCGCAAAAGACAACAACGGACCGGTCGAGGTGTGGGCGCAAGCGGCTGGTGACCGACAGTGTCAGACAATGGCTGGAGAAAATCGTGACCTCTGAGCGGACTATGACGATAGCAGCCATTACCCAAACTCTGAACGCTGGCAGCGATGAGACAGTGTCGGCCAGGACTGTGCGCCGGGAGTTGCGTCGGATGGGATTTTACTGCCGTGTCCAATTACAGAAACACAATTCACTT gacttaaaagacaaaaaagagacaaaagacgacaaagaaaatggaaaaaagcTTGCAGATGAAAATGGAGAA aatgGAGGGAGTGATGAAGAATACCCCAGGGAGGTGAAGGATGGGGAAGAAGAGGAAGGTGACGAGGGTCTTGATGGAGAGAAGGAAG ACGAGGACGAGGTTGAAGAGGTCGAGgaagatgaagatgatgatgatgaagacgaAGAAGAGCAGCCGCTACCAGCAGCAGCACACCCTGCGAAGAGACGAGGCAATGAGCAG GAGACTGTTGGAAAGAAACGGCAGAAGACAGCCAGCGGTGTCTCGTAG
- the LOC121326069 gene encoding prothymosin alpha-like isoform X2, with the protein MADTALDTSTDLSIKDLKDKKETKDDKENGKKLADENGENGGSDEEYPREVKDGEEEEGDEGLDGEKEDEDEVEEVEEDEDDDDEDEEEQPLPAAAHPAKRRGNEQETVGKKRQKTASGVS; encoded by the exons ATGGCCGATACAGCGCTGGATACAAGCACGGATCTAAGCATCAAG gacttaaaagacaaaaaagagacaaaagacgacaaagaaaatggaaaaaagcTTGCAGATGAAAATGGAGAA aatgGAGGGAGTGATGAAGAATACCCCAGGGAGGTGAAGGATGGGGAAGAAGAGGAAGGTGACGAGGGTCTTGATGGAGAGAAGGAAG ACGAGGACGAGGTTGAAGAGGTCGAGgaagatgaagatgatgatgatgaagacgaAGAAGAGCAGCCGCTACCAGCAGCAGCACACCCTGCGAAGAGACGAGGCAATGAGCAG GAGACTGTTGGAAAGAAACGGCAGAAGACAGCCAGCGGTGTCTCGTAG